The Solanum pennellii chromosome 11, SPENNV200 genome contains a region encoding:
- the LOC107004502 gene encoding general negative regulator of transcription subunit 4-like isoform X1, producing the protein MSDQGEKTCPLCAEEMDMTDQQLRPCKCGYQVCVWCWHHIMEMAEKDETEGRCPACRSPYNKEKIVGTAANCEKMVSSEKKLTSRKGRTKTADSRKQLSSVRVVQRNLVYIVGLPLSLADEDQLLQRKEYFAQYGKVLKVSMSRTAAGAIQQFTNNTCSVYITYSKEEEAVRCIQAVHGFNLDGRPLRACFGTTKYCHAWLRSVPCTNPDCLYLHEIGSQEDSFTKDEVISAYTRVQQITGAITSMQRRSGSVLPPPADDYCNNSSVSAGKPFSKTATNNSATNARGSPPNSSPGRSAALPAGALWGTRALNNQLPLASATSSNGLPPASAPSSNGLPPASAPSSNGLPPASAPSSNGLPAASAPSSSGPFKQKAEICSPLPCSTVVANNSQVLLFPAEAGKKAIHSKESGISQEKRKIDMLEPVKQSVGADDATYSSEKPDIAIRPASSFMNSQLDITPSLKDTDIHLITSSSATNTFDLPLMSSGPSLPKDPYDATDVEQNVCSDFSSFSIDKQQKSHATCEKSGELSPSQTNGKSVISADGVFISRETSDLGLETQDQGIQDTTPEMEDDLLSFNAQRHRDPEVILEKSHSSSPSISLHSSGQLKGYSSQFANGVGPIRANMQTFDQRADSVLQPSSIGELSNGYLENPFSCAGKYLGSTDDTYYLSSESKRMHVNRFEGETATADHSSAADRGENNIISNILSMDFDPWNESLASQNLVKLLGETAKQQGSRVSNSRKVQSSNQSRFSFAREEEPMNASADSRPSLSYIDRSYSHRPLDQDFQNSRSYQLDGFGTRNGFSLFNNQESNGFADNYSHLSSNKQSVSRSQMTAPPGFSAPNRAPPPGFAYEKMEHNFASLSGTHMLDTASLLRNEYPSIGNVNNGDIEFMDPAILAVGKGRVQNGLNGSSLDMSPSFPPQPSGFENEARLQFLMQRSLSMHQNQRYTDNGDNFFNDAYGISSRVVEQTLANNLSPFSQLNLPQGRNSVMSNGQWDGWNGVPSGNDMGMAELLRNERLGYNKLFNGYEEPKFRMSNSGELYNRTFGI; encoded by the exons ATGAGTGACCAAGGAGAAAAGACCTGTCCTCTCTGTGCCGAGGAGATGGATATGACAGATCAGCAGTTGAGGCCTTGCAAGTGTGGCTATCAG GTATGCGTTTGGTGTTGGCATCACATAATGGAAATGGCTGAGAAGGATGAGACAGAAGGGCGATGTCCTGCATGCCGCAGTCCATATAATAAGGAAAAGATTGTTGGCACGGCAGCAAATTGtgaaaa GATGGTGAGCTCGGAGAAGAAATTGACATCTCGAAAGGGTAGAACTAAAACAGCTGATTCGAGAAAGCAACTTAGCAGTGTGCGCGTTGTTCAAAGGAATCTTGTCTACATTGTTGGTTTGCCTCTCAGTTTAGCTGATGAAGAT CAGCTTCTGCAGCGGAAAGAATATTTCGCTCAGTATGGGAAGGTTCTGAAGGTGTCTATGTCTCGAACAGCTGCTGGTGCCATTCAACAGTTCACAAATAATACATGCAGTGT ATATATTACCTATTCAAAGGAGGAGGAAGCAGTCCGTTGTATTCAGGCTGTACATGGATTTAATTTGGACGGTCGACCTCTAAG AGCGTGCTTTGGAACAACAAAATACTGTCATGCTTGGTTGAGGAGTGTG CCCTGCACCAATCCTGATTGTTTATACTTGCATGAGATTGGATCGCAAGAAGATAGCTTTACTAAGGATGAAGTAATATCGGCTTACACAAG GGTTCAACAAATTACTGGTGCCATTACTAGTATGCAACGGAGATCAGGGAGTGTTTTACCACCACCGGCAGACGATTACTGCAATAACAGCTCTGTTTCTGCAGGGAAACCTTTTAGTAAAACTGCTACAAAT AATTCAGCAACCAATGCGAGAGGCTCTCCACCAAATAGCAGCCCTGGTAGATCAGCTGCTCTTCCTGCTGGCGCTTTGTG gGGAACGCGTGCACTAAATAACCAACTGCCACTAGCCAGCGCAACAAGTTCTAATGGATTGCCGCCTGCCAGTGCACCAAGTTCTAATGGACTGCCGCCTGCCAGTGCACCAAGTTCTAATGGACTGCCACCTGCCAGTGCACCAAGTTCCAATGGATTGCCGGCTGCCAGTGCACCAAGTTCTAGTGGACCTTTTAAACAGAAGGCTGAAATATGTAGTCCACTTCCATGCTCCACAGTTGTTGCCAATAATAGTCAGGTCTTATTATTCCCTGCCGAAGCAGGAAAGAAAGCTATTCATAGCAAAGAAAGTGGCATTAGTCAAGAGAAACGTAAAATAGACATGTTAGAACCTGTTAAACAGTCTGTAGGAGCAGATGATGCAACCTATAGTTCTGAAAAACCCGATATCGCCATACGTCCTGCTTCTTCATTTATGAACAGTCAGTTAGATATCACCCCGTCTTTGAAGGACACAGATATACATTTGATCACATCATCCAGTGCTACAAATACCTTTGATCTTCCTTTGATGTCCAGTGGACCTAGTTTACCAAAAGATCCCTATGATGCCACAGATGTTGAGCAGAATGTATGCTCagatttttcatcatttagcaTTGATAAACAACAAAAGTCACATGCTACCTGTGAGAAATCAGGGGAGCTGTCGCCTTCTCAGACGAATGGGAAATCTGTGATTTCTGCAGATGGTGTATTTATCTCAAGAGAAACGTCTGATTTGGGACTGGAAACACAGGATCAAGGAATACAAGACACAACTCCTGAAATGGAGGATGATTTGCTATCTTTCAATGCACAGAGACATAGGGACCCTGAAGTAATTTTGGAGAAAAGCCACTCATCTAGTCCTTCCATCTCTTTACACTCTTCAGGGCAGCTCAAGGGTTATTCTTCGCAGTTTGCCAATGGGGTTGGACCTATTAGAGCCAACATGCAAACTTTTGATCAGAGAGCTGATTCAGTATTACAGCCTTCTAGTATTGGAGAACTTTCTAATGGATACCTTGAAAATCCATTCAGTTGTGCGGGTAAATATTTGGGAAGCACTGATGACACTTATTATTTGTCTAGCGAAAGTAAGAGGATGCACGTGAATAGGTTTGAAGGTGAAACTGCAACTGCGGATCATAGTTCTGCTGCAGATAGGGGAGAGAACAATATAATATCTAATATTTTGTCTATGGATTTCGATCCATGGAATGAGTCATTAGCCTCTCAGAACTTGGTTAAGTTGTTGGGAGAAACTGCTAAACAACAAGGGTCTAGAGTATCAAACTCAAGAAAAGTACAGAGCAGCAATCAATCAAGGTTCTCTTTTGCAAGGGAGGAAGAACCCATGAATGCATCAGCTGATTCTCGGCCATCTTTAAGTTACATTGACAGAAGTTATAGTCATCGCCCTCTTGATCAAGATTTTCAAAATAGCAGAAGTTATCAGCTTGATGGTTTTGGTACTCGCAATGGTTTCTCTCTATTTAATAATCAGGAATCTAATGGTTTTGCCGACAATTATTCTCACCTCTCCTCTAATAAGCAATCAG TGTCGAGATCTCAGATGACTGCGCCTCCAGGGTTTTCAGCACCAAATAGGGCCCCACCCCCAGGCTTTGCGTATGAGAAAATGGAACATAATTTTGCTTCTCTCTCTG GTACCCACATGCTTGATACCGCCTCCTTACTGCGCAATGAATATCCATCAATTGGCAATGTCAACAATGGGGACATTGAGTTTATGGATCCTGCAATTTTGGCAGTTGGTAAAGGCAGGGTTCAAAATGGCCTTAATGGCTCAAGTCTAGACATGTCTCCAAGTTTTCCTCCACAGCCAAGTGGTTTTGAGAATGAGGCAAGACTTCAGTTTCTCATGCAAAGATCTCTCTCTATGCATCAGAATCAGAGATACACTGATAATGGGGATAACTTTTTCAATGATGCTTATGGAATTTCTTCGAGGGTTGTGGAGCAAACTCTGGCCAACAATCTTTCCCCATTTTCACAACTCAATCTTCCCCAGGGTAGGAACTCTGTGATGTCAAATGGCCAGTGGGATGGCTGGAATGGGGTCCCAAGCGGAAATGACATGGGCATGGCTGAACTCCTCCGAAATGAAAGGCTGGGCTATAACAAGCTCTTTAATGGATACGAGGAACCAAAGTTCCGCATGTCCAATTCAGGCGAACTGTATAACAGAACATTCGGGATATAG
- the LOC107004502 gene encoding uncharacterized protein LOC107004502 isoform X3: MSDQGEKTCPLCAEEMDMTDQQLRPCKCGYQVCVWCWHHIMEMAEKDETEGRCPACRSPYNKEKIVGTAANCEKMVSSEKKLTSRKGRTKTADSRKQLSSVRVVQRNLVYIVGLPLSLADEDQLLQRKEYFAQYGKVLKVSMSRTAAGAIQQFTNNTCSVYITYSKEEEAVRCIQAVHGFNLDGRPLRACFGTTKYCHAWLRSVPCTNPDCLYLHEIGSQEDSFTKDEVISAYTRSRVQQITGAITSMQRRSGSVLPPPADDYCNNSSVSAGKPFSKTATNNSATNARGSPPNSSPGRSAALPAGALWGTRALNNQLPLASATSSNGLPPASAPSSNGLPPASAPSSNGLPPASAPSSNGLPAASAPSSSGPFKQKAEICSPLPCSTVVANNSQVLLFPAEAGKKAIHSKESGISQEKRKIDMLEPVKQSVGADDATYSSEKPDIAIRPASSFMNSQLDITPSLKDTDIHLITSSSATNTFDLPLMSSGPSLPKDPYDATDVEQNVCSDFSSFSIDKQQKSHATCEKSGELSPSQTNGKSVISADGVFISRETSDLGLETQDQGIQDTTPEMEDDLLSFNAQRHRDPEVILEKSHSSSPSISLHSSGQLKGYSSQFANGVGPIRANMQTFDQRADSVLQPSSIGELSNGYLENPFSCAGKYLGSTDDTYYLSSESKRMHVNRFEGETATADHSSAADRGENNIISNILSMDFDPWNESLASQNLVKLLGETAKQQGSRVSNSRKVQSSNQSRFSFAREEEPMNASADSRPSLSYIDRSYSHRPLDQDFQNSRSYQLDGFGTRNGFSLFNNQESNGFADNYSHLSSNKQSVSRSQMTAPPGFSAPNRAPPPGFAYEKMEHNFASLSGTHMLDTASLLRNEYPSIGNVNNGDIEFMDPAILAVGKGRVQNGLNGSSLDMSPSFPPQPSGFENEARLQFLMQRSLSMHQNQRYTDNGDNFFNDAYGISSRVVEQTLANNLSPFSQLNLPQGRNSVMSNGQWDGWNGVPSGNDMGMAELLRNERLGYNKLFNGYEEPKFRMSNSGELYNRTFGI; this comes from the exons ATGAGTGACCAAGGAGAAAAGACCTGTCCTCTCTGTGCCGAGGAGATGGATATGACAGATCAGCAGTTGAGGCCTTGCAAGTGTGGCTATCAG GTATGCGTTTGGTGTTGGCATCACATAATGGAAATGGCTGAGAAGGATGAGACAGAAGGGCGATGTCCTGCATGCCGCAGTCCATATAATAAGGAAAAGATTGTTGGCACGGCAGCAAATTGtgaaaa GATGGTGAGCTCGGAGAAGAAATTGACATCTCGAAAGGGTAGAACTAAAACAGCTGATTCGAGAAAGCAACTTAGCAGTGTGCGCGTTGTTCAAAGGAATCTTGTCTACATTGTTGGTTTGCCTCTCAGTTTAGCTGATGAAGAT CAGCTTCTGCAGCGGAAAGAATATTTCGCTCAGTATGGGAAGGTTCTGAAGGTGTCTATGTCTCGAACAGCTGCTGGTGCCATTCAACAGTTCACAAATAATACATGCAGTGT ATATATTACCTATTCAAAGGAGGAGGAAGCAGTCCGTTGTATTCAGGCTGTACATGGATTTAATTTGGACGGTCGACCTCTAAG AGCGTGCTTTGGAACAACAAAATACTGTCATGCTTGGTTGAGGAGTGTG CCCTGCACCAATCCTGATTGTTTATACTTGCATGAGATTGGATCGCAAGAAGATAGCTTTACTAAGGATGAAGTAATATCGGCTTACACAAG GAGTAGGGTTCAACAAATTACTGGTGCCATTACTAGTATGCAACGGAGATCAGGGAGTGTTTTACCACCACCGGCAGACGATTACTGCAATAACAGCTCTGTTTCTGCAGGGAAACCTTTTAGTAAAACTGCTACAAAT AATTCAGCAACCAATGCGAGAGGCTCTCCACCAAATAGCAGCCCTGGTAGATCAGCTGCTCTTCCTGCTGGCGCTTTGTG gGGAACGCGTGCACTAAATAACCAACTGCCACTAGCCAGCGCAACAAGTTCTAATGGATTGCCGCCTGCCAGTGCACCAAGTTCTAATGGACTGCCGCCTGCCAGTGCACCAAGTTCTAATGGACTGCCACCTGCCAGTGCACCAAGTTCCAATGGATTGCCGGCTGCCAGTGCACCAAGTTCTAGTGGACCTTTTAAACAGAAGGCTGAAATATGTAGTCCACTTCCATGCTCCACAGTTGTTGCCAATAATAGTCAGGTCTTATTATTCCCTGCCGAAGCAGGAAAGAAAGCTATTCATAGCAAAGAAAGTGGCATTAGTCAAGAGAAACGTAAAATAGACATGTTAGAACCTGTTAAACAGTCTGTAGGAGCAGATGATGCAACCTATAGTTCTGAAAAACCCGATATCGCCATACGTCCTGCTTCTTCATTTATGAACAGTCAGTTAGATATCACCCCGTCTTTGAAGGACACAGATATACATTTGATCACATCATCCAGTGCTACAAATACCTTTGATCTTCCTTTGATGTCCAGTGGACCTAGTTTACCAAAAGATCCCTATGATGCCACAGATGTTGAGCAGAATGTATGCTCagatttttcatcatttagcaTTGATAAACAACAAAAGTCACATGCTACCTGTGAGAAATCAGGGGAGCTGTCGCCTTCTCAGACGAATGGGAAATCTGTGATTTCTGCAGATGGTGTATTTATCTCAAGAGAAACGTCTGATTTGGGACTGGAAACACAGGATCAAGGAATACAAGACACAACTCCTGAAATGGAGGATGATTTGCTATCTTTCAATGCACAGAGACATAGGGACCCTGAAGTAATTTTGGAGAAAAGCCACTCATCTAGTCCTTCCATCTCTTTACACTCTTCAGGGCAGCTCAAGGGTTATTCTTCGCAGTTTGCCAATGGGGTTGGACCTATTAGAGCCAACATGCAAACTTTTGATCAGAGAGCTGATTCAGTATTACAGCCTTCTAGTATTGGAGAACTTTCTAATGGATACCTTGAAAATCCATTCAGTTGTGCGGGTAAATATTTGGGAAGCACTGATGACACTTATTATTTGTCTAGCGAAAGTAAGAGGATGCACGTGAATAGGTTTGAAGGTGAAACTGCAACTGCGGATCATAGTTCTGCTGCAGATAGGGGAGAGAACAATATAATATCTAATATTTTGTCTATGGATTTCGATCCATGGAATGAGTCATTAGCCTCTCAGAACTTGGTTAAGTTGTTGGGAGAAACTGCTAAACAACAAGGGTCTAGAGTATCAAACTCAAGAAAAGTACAGAGCAGCAATCAATCAAGGTTCTCTTTTGCAAGGGAGGAAGAACCCATGAATGCATCAGCTGATTCTCGGCCATCTTTAAGTTACATTGACAGAAGTTATAGTCATCGCCCTCTTGATCAAGATTTTCAAAATAGCAGAAGTTATCAGCTTGATGGTTTTGGTACTCGCAATGGTTTCTCTCTATTTAATAATCAGGAATCTAATGGTTTTGCCGACAATTATTCTCACCTCTCCTCTAATAAGCAATCAG TGTCGAGATCTCAGATGACTGCGCCTCCAGGGTTTTCAGCACCAAATAGGGCCCCACCCCCAGGCTTTGCGTATGAGAAAATGGAACATAATTTTGCTTCTCTCTCTG GTACCCACATGCTTGATACCGCCTCCTTACTGCGCAATGAATATCCATCAATTGGCAATGTCAACAATGGGGACATTGAGTTTATGGATCCTGCAATTTTGGCAGTTGGTAAAGGCAGGGTTCAAAATGGCCTTAATGGCTCAAGTCTAGACATGTCTCCAAGTTTTCCTCCACAGCCAAGTGGTTTTGAGAATGAGGCAAGACTTCAGTTTCTCATGCAAAGATCTCTCTCTATGCATCAGAATCAGAGATACACTGATAATGGGGATAACTTTTTCAATGATGCTTATGGAATTTCTTCGAGGGTTGTGGAGCAAACTCTGGCCAACAATCTTTCCCCATTTTCACAACTCAATCTTCCCCAGGGTAGGAACTCTGTGATGTCAAATGGCCAGTGGGATGGCTGGAATGGGGTCCCAAGCGGAAATGACATGGGCATGGCTGAACTCCTCCGAAATGAAAGGCTGGGCTATAACAAGCTCTTTAATGGATACGAGGAACCAAAGTTCCGCATGTCCAATTCAGGCGAACTGTATAACAGAACATTCGGGATATAG
- the LOC107004502 gene encoding uncharacterized protein LOC107004502 isoform X4: MSDQGEKTCPLCAEEMDMTDQQLRPCKCGYQVCVWCWHHIMEMAEKDETEGRCPACRSPYNKEKIVGTAANCEKMVSSEKKLTSRKGRTKTADSRKQLSSVRVVQRNLVYIVGLPLSLADEDLLQRKEYFAQYGKVLKVSMSRTAAGAIQQFTNNTCSVYITYSKEEEAVRCIQAVHGFNLDGRPLRACFGTTKYCHAWLRSVPCTNPDCLYLHEIGSQEDSFTKDEVISAYTRSRVQQITGAITSMQRRSGSVLPPPADDYCNNSSVSAGKPFSKTATNNSATNARGSPPNSSPGRSAALPAGALWGTRALNNQLPLASATSSNGLPPASAPSSNGLPPASAPSSNGLPPASAPSSNGLPAASAPSSSGPFKQKAEICSPLPCSTVVANNSQVLLFPAEAGKKAIHSKESGISQEKRKIDMLEPVKQSVGADDATYSSEKPDIAIRPASSFMNSQLDITPSLKDTDIHLITSSSATNTFDLPLMSSGPSLPKDPYDATDVEQNVCSDFSSFSIDKQQKSHATCEKSGELSPSQTNGKSVISADGVFISRETSDLGLETQDQGIQDTTPEMEDDLLSFNAQRHRDPEVILEKSHSSSPSISLHSSGQLKGYSSQFANGVGPIRANMQTFDQRADSVLQPSSIGELSNGYLENPFSCAGKYLGSTDDTYYLSSESKRMHVNRFEGETATADHSSAADRGENNIISNILSMDFDPWNESLASQNLVKLLGETAKQQGSRVSNSRKVQSSNQSRFSFAREEEPMNASADSRPSLSYIDRSYSHRPLDQDFQNSRSYQLDGFGTRNGFSLFNNQESNGFADNYSHLSSNKQSVSRSQMTAPPGFSAPNRAPPPGFAYEKMEHNFASLSGTHMLDTASLLRNEYPSIGNVNNGDIEFMDPAILAVGKGRVQNGLNGSSLDMSPSFPPQPSGFENEARLQFLMQRSLSMHQNQRYTDNGDNFFNDAYGISSRVVEQTLANNLSPFSQLNLPQGRNSVMSNGQWDGWNGVPSGNDMGMAELLRNERLGYNKLFNGYEEPKFRMSNSGELYNRTFGI, translated from the exons ATGAGTGACCAAGGAGAAAAGACCTGTCCTCTCTGTGCCGAGGAGATGGATATGACAGATCAGCAGTTGAGGCCTTGCAAGTGTGGCTATCAG GTATGCGTTTGGTGTTGGCATCACATAATGGAAATGGCTGAGAAGGATGAGACAGAAGGGCGATGTCCTGCATGCCGCAGTCCATATAATAAGGAAAAGATTGTTGGCACGGCAGCAAATTGtgaaaa GATGGTGAGCTCGGAGAAGAAATTGACATCTCGAAAGGGTAGAACTAAAACAGCTGATTCGAGAAAGCAACTTAGCAGTGTGCGCGTTGTTCAAAGGAATCTTGTCTACATTGTTGGTTTGCCTCTCAGTTTAGCTGATGAAGAT CTTCTGCAGCGGAAAGAATATTTCGCTCAGTATGGGAAGGTTCTGAAGGTGTCTATGTCTCGAACAGCTGCTGGTGCCATTCAACAGTTCACAAATAATACATGCAGTGT ATATATTACCTATTCAAAGGAGGAGGAAGCAGTCCGTTGTATTCAGGCTGTACATGGATTTAATTTGGACGGTCGACCTCTAAG AGCGTGCTTTGGAACAACAAAATACTGTCATGCTTGGTTGAGGAGTGTG CCCTGCACCAATCCTGATTGTTTATACTTGCATGAGATTGGATCGCAAGAAGATAGCTTTACTAAGGATGAAGTAATATCGGCTTACACAAG GAGTAGGGTTCAACAAATTACTGGTGCCATTACTAGTATGCAACGGAGATCAGGGAGTGTTTTACCACCACCGGCAGACGATTACTGCAATAACAGCTCTGTTTCTGCAGGGAAACCTTTTAGTAAAACTGCTACAAAT AATTCAGCAACCAATGCGAGAGGCTCTCCACCAAATAGCAGCCCTGGTAGATCAGCTGCTCTTCCTGCTGGCGCTTTGTG gGGAACGCGTGCACTAAATAACCAACTGCCACTAGCCAGCGCAACAAGTTCTAATGGATTGCCGCCTGCCAGTGCACCAAGTTCTAATGGACTGCCGCCTGCCAGTGCACCAAGTTCTAATGGACTGCCACCTGCCAGTGCACCAAGTTCCAATGGATTGCCGGCTGCCAGTGCACCAAGTTCTAGTGGACCTTTTAAACAGAAGGCTGAAATATGTAGTCCACTTCCATGCTCCACAGTTGTTGCCAATAATAGTCAGGTCTTATTATTCCCTGCCGAAGCAGGAAAGAAAGCTATTCATAGCAAAGAAAGTGGCATTAGTCAAGAGAAACGTAAAATAGACATGTTAGAACCTGTTAAACAGTCTGTAGGAGCAGATGATGCAACCTATAGTTCTGAAAAACCCGATATCGCCATACGTCCTGCTTCTTCATTTATGAACAGTCAGTTAGATATCACCCCGTCTTTGAAGGACACAGATATACATTTGATCACATCATCCAGTGCTACAAATACCTTTGATCTTCCTTTGATGTCCAGTGGACCTAGTTTACCAAAAGATCCCTATGATGCCACAGATGTTGAGCAGAATGTATGCTCagatttttcatcatttagcaTTGATAAACAACAAAAGTCACATGCTACCTGTGAGAAATCAGGGGAGCTGTCGCCTTCTCAGACGAATGGGAAATCTGTGATTTCTGCAGATGGTGTATTTATCTCAAGAGAAACGTCTGATTTGGGACTGGAAACACAGGATCAAGGAATACAAGACACAACTCCTGAAATGGAGGATGATTTGCTATCTTTCAATGCACAGAGACATAGGGACCCTGAAGTAATTTTGGAGAAAAGCCACTCATCTAGTCCTTCCATCTCTTTACACTCTTCAGGGCAGCTCAAGGGTTATTCTTCGCAGTTTGCCAATGGGGTTGGACCTATTAGAGCCAACATGCAAACTTTTGATCAGAGAGCTGATTCAGTATTACAGCCTTCTAGTATTGGAGAACTTTCTAATGGATACCTTGAAAATCCATTCAGTTGTGCGGGTAAATATTTGGGAAGCACTGATGACACTTATTATTTGTCTAGCGAAAGTAAGAGGATGCACGTGAATAGGTTTGAAGGTGAAACTGCAACTGCGGATCATAGTTCTGCTGCAGATAGGGGAGAGAACAATATAATATCTAATATTTTGTCTATGGATTTCGATCCATGGAATGAGTCATTAGCCTCTCAGAACTTGGTTAAGTTGTTGGGAGAAACTGCTAAACAACAAGGGTCTAGAGTATCAAACTCAAGAAAAGTACAGAGCAGCAATCAATCAAGGTTCTCTTTTGCAAGGGAGGAAGAACCCATGAATGCATCAGCTGATTCTCGGCCATCTTTAAGTTACATTGACAGAAGTTATAGTCATCGCCCTCTTGATCAAGATTTTCAAAATAGCAGAAGTTATCAGCTTGATGGTTTTGGTACTCGCAATGGTTTCTCTCTATTTAATAATCAGGAATCTAATGGTTTTGCCGACAATTATTCTCACCTCTCCTCTAATAAGCAATCAG TGTCGAGATCTCAGATGACTGCGCCTCCAGGGTTTTCAGCACCAAATAGGGCCCCACCCCCAGGCTTTGCGTATGAGAAAATGGAACATAATTTTGCTTCTCTCTCTG GTACCCACATGCTTGATACCGCCTCCTTACTGCGCAATGAATATCCATCAATTGGCAATGTCAACAATGGGGACATTGAGTTTATGGATCCTGCAATTTTGGCAGTTGGTAAAGGCAGGGTTCAAAATGGCCTTAATGGCTCAAGTCTAGACATGTCTCCAAGTTTTCCTCCACAGCCAAGTGGTTTTGAGAATGAGGCAAGACTTCAGTTTCTCATGCAAAGATCTCTCTCTATGCATCAGAATCAGAGATACACTGATAATGGGGATAACTTTTTCAATGATGCTTATGGAATTTCTTCGAGGGTTGTGGAGCAAACTCTGGCCAACAATCTTTCCCCATTTTCACAACTCAATCTTCCCCAGGGTAGGAACTCTGTGATGTCAAATGGCCAGTGGGATGGCTGGAATGGGGTCCCAAGCGGAAATGACATGGGCATGGCTGAACTCCTCCGAAATGAAAGGCTGGGCTATAACAAGCTCTTTAATGGATACGAGGAACCAAAGTTCCGCATGTCCAATTCAGGCGAACTGTATAACAGAACATTCGGGATATAG